TTCAGCGGCGCAATCTCCTATATGGTGATGAACTTCCTGATGACCGCCGCGCCGCTTTCTATGCATATGCACGGTATCTCGCAGCAGGCGTCAAATCTCGGGATTCAGTGGCATGTGATTGCCATGTTCGGGCCCGGATTTTTCACCGGTAAATTAATCAATCTATTCGGAGCCCGGTGTATTAACGCGGCTGGGTTAATTCTGCTGGTGCTGTCGGTGATGGTGGGGCTGGCCGGCATTGACGTAATGCACTACTGGCTGTCGCTGATCCTGTTGGGTATTGGCTGGAACTTTGGTTTTACCGGCGCGTCGGCGCAGATTATGGACTTCCATCGTCCGGAAGAGAAAACCCAGGTACAGTCGCTGAATGATTTTATTGTTTTCGGCGTCATGATGATTGGCTCTTTCTCTTCCGGTGCGCTGATGAACCTCTTTGGCTGGAACGCCGTGCTGTGGGGATCGCTGGTGCCGATTGTCATCGCGCTGCTTGCGTTGCTGGTCGGCGGACGAGCAGCGAAACGAGCCTAATTTTTGCGTGATTTAACGCCAGTACGCACGGCGTCTCGCATTGAGCGAATTAAGGTTTCTTTGCTGCGACCCCGGCGGAAAATCAGCGAGAAGGGAGCCTGATAGCCATATTCTGTTGGCAGCAGGGCGCGCAGCTTTTGCGATTGCACCCAGGGCAAAGCGTAGTGTTCCGGCAGATAGCCGACGTATTTGCCGGACAGAATCAGCATCAGCTGCGCTTCCATACTTTCTGCACTCGCGACGCTCTGCTTAAAGCCTTTACGCCCTAAATCGCTGCTGCTCCAGTAGCTGCGGGTGACCATTCGCATCTCGGAAATAAGCGCTTCCGTCGGGTGCTTAACGGTAAACAGAGAGTGTTTGTCACCGCAATAGAGCCAGTTTTGTTCGCGATAAAGTGGGTGAGACACCACGCTATTGGCCTGTAAAGAGAAGGTGCCCACGGCGAGATCCAGTTCATTATTCAGTACGCCCTGCAAAAGCGCGTTCGGGCTTCTGACCTGTAAATTAATGTGCACCAGCGGGAAGCGCTCGCTAAACGTGGCGATGATTTCGCTCATCGGCAGCATCGGGTCAGTAATCGTCGAGTCAATTACGCCAAGATTAAAAATCCCGGTCTGCTCGCCGCGCAGCGTCGCCGTATTGCGCTCAAAATCCTCCATCGAATTCAGCAGGTCGATGCTTTGCTGGAGGACGGTTTCCCCTTTTTCGGTCAGAGAAAAACCGCCTCTACCGCGACGACATAGGGTGATGCCGAGCTTCTCTTCCAGTTCACTCATATAGTTGCTGATAGCCGAAACCGTCAGGTTAAGTTCCTGCTGCGCATTGGCAAAGCCCTGATATTTCGCCACGGTAATAAAAACGTGTAACAGCCGCAGATTCGGAAATTTTCCAACTGACATAAAGGGGATGCTCCGCTGTAAACCCCGGGTTTTGTTTTTATTTTTCTAAACTAATTTTTTGCTTTTGACTATTTTTTCTCTCATCCGCGTTCAGCAGTATGTCTTCATCGCCCCGAAAAGCCCTGGAGACACAGCAATGACATCTTTAATTGAACATGAATACCCGCAGCCGCAGGATGGCGAAATTCCACGTTTTAGCGGATTACCGACCTTTTTCCGTCTCCCTTTTGCGCCACAGGCCGCCGACCTGGATATCGGCGTGGTAGGCGTGCCGTGGGACGGCGGAACCACAAACCGTGCGGGGACTCGCCACGGGCCACGTGAGCTACGCAATGCTTCAAGCCTGGTGCGTCGAGTCCACCAGACCACCCGCCGTTCTCCCTATGATTACGCCCGCGTTGGCGATCTGGGAGATGTGCGTATCAATCCGGTAGATATGCAGGATAGCCTGGCGCGCATTGAAGCCTGGTATCGCGCCCTTGATGAGCAGCAGGTGATGCCTCTAACCGCAGGTGGCGACCATCTCACCACGCTGCCTATTTTACGGGCGCTCGGGCGGGATAAGGCGTTGGGGATGATCCATTTTGATGCCCACTCGGATACTAACGACAGCTACTTCGGCGGCGAGCGCTTTACCCACGGAACTCCGTTTCGTCGTGCGGTAGAGGAAGGCGTTCTCGACCCGCAACGCACGGTGCAAATCGGCATCCGCGGAGCGCTGTTTTCCGCCGACGAGCACCGCTGGGCGGAGGAGAACGGTATCACCATCATCCGTATGGAGCAGGTGGACGAGCTGGGTATCGACAAGGTGATGCAGAGGGCGCGTGAGATTGTTGGCGAGCAGCCTACCTATATCAGCTTCGATATCGATGTGCTGGATCCGGTCTATGCACCCGGTACCGGAACGCCGGAAATTGGCGGTATGACCACGCTGCAGGCTCAGCGCTGCGTTCGTCAGCTTGCTGGATTGAATCTGATTGGTGCCGACGTGGTGGAAGTCTCGCCGCCCTTTGACCAGGGCAATCTCACCAGCCTGACCGGCGCGACCATGATGTTTGAACTCCTGTGCCAGCTTGCCGACGCCCATCATCGGCGTATTTCTCAATAACAGCGGAGAATTATGATGAAAAGAAATCTCTCATTGCGCTACCTCGCTACCGCGTTGGTTCTGGCATCAGGCCTTGTTACGGCGGCCAATGCGGCGGATGCGACTCTGTCGCCGGGAAAACTGAAAATAGCGATGGAAGTCGCCTACCCGCCTTTTGAATCCTGGCAGGATGACAAAATCGTCGGTTTTGATGCTGAACTGGCGGCGTTATTAAGCCAAAAAGCGGGCCTGACGCTACAGCTCGTGGACACCAAATTTAGCAGTCTGATCCTCGGCCTGAGCGGGGGGCGTCAGGATGCGGTCATCTCCGCGCTCTATATCACTGCGGAGCGTACCCAGCAGGCGGATGCGATCCCTTATGCTAAAACCGGAGCCTATATCATGGTGCGCAGCGATAGCAAAGTTGCGCCGAAAACGGAAAACGAACTTTGTGGCTTAACCATTGGGCTGCAGCAGGGGACATCGTGGGTGAAAAAGCTGCATGAGCTTTCGGCGAGCTATTGCCAGGCGCAAGGTAAAGGGGCGATTGAGATTAAAGAGTTCCCGACTGCGCCGGAGACGCTGCAGGCACTGCTTTCCGGCAATATTCAGGCTCAGGTGGATATTGCTGGCGTAGTCAGCCTGTTTACCCAGCGCAGCAAAGGCCGACTGAAGGTCAGTTCCCCGCAGACGATATATCCGCAAACGCTGGGTATTTACATCAAGAAGGGTAACCAGGCGCTGGCGCAACAGTTGACCTCCGCACTGAAAACCCTGCGTGAAAATGGTGAGTACAGCGCCTTGCTGAAAAAATATGCGGTATACGGCATCACCGATGACACGGTGCAGTAGTGTGTAAAAAATCTAAAATATACAGATGAACGGACACTTTAATGAGATGTTCATCACATTTTTAGCGTGATTACACATTTGGGTATGATTTAAAATCAATATTTATCAATGTGTTACTTTTGATTCTACAATTCATTGTGTACTCAGTGTGTAAAATTACACACTGATCACAATTCATATCTTCTCTGCATGCTTTAATTCCTCTCACCAAAACAGAGAGGATTGCTCATGAAACACATGATGATTTGCTGCGGCGCCGGTGTGGCGACCAGTACCGTTGCGTTAAATAAGCTCCAGGACTTCCTGAAAAAAGAGAATATTCTCGATAAAGTCCGTATTTCCCAGGGAACCGTGGCTGAAGCCAAAACCCGCGACGATGTAGATTTTATTGTTTCTACTTCGCCGGTTGCGCTTTCTATTCCCGTTGTTAACGCTCTACCGCTATTAACCGGTATGGGTACTGATAAAGTTTTCAGCAGCGTGAAAGAATTAATTCTCGCCGAGGGTTAAGCCATGTTTATTGTTGATTACATTGTAGGTTTAGGGGCATCGGTCATGATGCCGCTAATATTTATGCTCCTCGGTTTGATATTACGCCTGTCGCTGAGCAAAGCATTAAAAGCCGGTTTAATGGTTGGTATTGGTTTTATCGGCTTAAGCATTACCGTTAATCTGATGATCGATTCCCTGACCCCGGTGAGCCATGCTCTGGTGGAGCGTTTTGGTCTGAATCTTAACGTGCTGGACGTGGGCTGGCCTGCTGCTGCAGCGGTAGCGATGGGGACCCGGGTCGGCGCGCTGGTGATTCCGGTGTGCGTCGCGATTAACGTGTTGATGCTGTACACCAAAACCACGCGGGTGCTGAACGTAGATATCTGGAATCTGTGGCATCATGCCTTTACCGGTTCCCTGGTGACGATTATTACCGATAGCCTGTGGCTGGGAATATTTGCCGCTGGTATCAACTGTATTATTACGATGGTGATTGCCGACCGTACTAGTGGCGATGTTGAGAAATACCTGAACTTGCCGTCTATTTCGGTACCGCACGGTTTTTCCGCATCATTTGTCCCGGCCGCGTGGTTGGTGAATGCCATTGTTGACCGCATCCCGGTTATCCGTGATATCAAAATTGATACCGAAGTTATCCAGAAACGGTTATCTATTCTCGGCGATCCGGCCTCTCTGGGGGCAATTATCGGTGCGCTGTTGGGTATAATCGCGGGTATCGAAGTGAAAGCTATTCTGCAAACCGCAATTACCATGGCGGCGGTGATGACCATTATTCCGCGGATGGCTAAAATGCTGATGGAAGGGGTTTATCCGATTAGCGAACGTATTCAGGAGATAGCTCAGTCGCGTGCCGGTTCATTCGGCAAAATCGCTATCGGCCTGGATTCAGCCGTGAGCGTTGGGCACCCGGTGACGTTGTCCGTGTCGATGCTGATGATCCCGGTGATGCTGGTACTGGCGGCGATTATTCCCGGCAACCAGTTCCTGCCGTTCGCTTCCTTGACCGGCCTACCGTTCGCCTTCGTGTTGGTGACGGCGGTTTGTCGCGGCGATATGTTCCGCACGCTGCTGACCGGGCTGTTAACCTTAAGTCTGGCGCTGTTGATTGGTACCAACCTGGCGCCGATTGTCACCAGCACCGCTGTGAGCACCGGCTTCTCGCTGCCGCAGGGGACCACCAGTATTAGCAGCGTGGATTATGCCGGGGCGATGCTGCCGTGGGCGATTATCCAGAGTTTCCATCTGAAAGAGATTGGCGTAGGTATCCTGACGCTGTGCACCATCGCGCTGGTGCTGTGGAATCGCCGTAAACTGGCGCAGGAAAATGAACAGATGGCCGAAGCGAGCGTGGAGGGTGGGAAATGATGTTTAGCGCACAGCGGGTGGTGAAGTTTACCAAGTCTGTCAGTCGGACGGCTTTACTGACCCGCCTGGCAGATAGCCTGCAGGCCGACGGGCTGGTTAAACCGAGTTTTACCGACGGAGTGCTTGAACGGGAAAAAGTCTATCCAACCGGGATATTTATGGAGACCCATAGCGTCGCCATTCCGCATACCGAGTTTGAGCATGTTAACCAGACCGGTTTTGCTATTGGCATTAACCTGGCGGGGGTTGAATTTCAGCGTACCGATGAGCCTGAAGAGAGCGTTGTGCCGCAGATAGTCGTGATGATGGCGATTGATAAAACTTGCGAAAAAGTGGCAATTATTCAATCCTTGTTCGCATTATTGGCCGATCATGATCGAGTTAACGATATCGTGAAAATGACGCCAGAGGAGATTGCAAAAGTGTTCACCGATGCCGTCGTCACGCAGTAAGATAAAATGATGAGCTCAATACGGTGAAGCCGCAACCGACGAGGGACAAGATGTTACGAATCAGCGACGTCATAGAGTTAGCGATGGTCAGTCGTAAAACTATCTATAACGCAATCAACAGTGGCCGGCTGAAATATCAGTTGGTGAATGTAGATAATCGTCAGGTTCGTATGTTCCTCGAAGAAGATGTCTTCGAAGCTTTTCCGAAAACCAACCGTGCGGTGACTCAGGAACAAGAAGTGCAGGCGCTACGTGAAGAGGTCGCTTCGCTTAAGTTTGCTCTGGCGGAGCTGCAAAAAGCGGTGAACGCCATGGATCCGGAAGGCAAGTACGAAATGACCAGCGTTAAAGAGCCATCTAAAACGCCCGACCGCTAACCTGCGGGCGGGCACGTCTTATCAGACGATGTCATCCACCACGCCGCCATCCACGCGCAGCGCCGCGCCTGATGTTGCTGAAGCCTGAGTCGAGCAGACGTAAACCACCATATTGGCGACTTCTTCCACCGTGGCCGCACGTTGAATCACCGAGCTTGGGCGGTTCGCTATCACGAACTCTTTTGCCAGCTGTTCCAGCGATTTCCCGGTTTTCGCGACTTCATCTTTCATCATCTCAGCAAAGCCATCAGAGATAGTCGGCCCCGGCAGCACGCTGTTGACGGTGACGCCGCTACCGGCGACAAACTTCGCCAGCCCGCGGGCCAGCGACAGCTGAGCGGTTTTCGTCACGCCGTAATGAATCATATCCGCTGGAATGTTACGCGCCGATTCCGAAGAGATAAACACTACCCGACCCCAGCCGTTCTGTACCATCGCCGGTAGCAGGGCGCGAGAAAGACGCACTCCTGACATCACGTTGGTTTGCCAGTAGTTCTCCCAGGTTGCATCATCGGTTTCATAGAAATCCTGCGGGCCGTAAATACCGGCGTTATTGACCAGAATGTCGACTCCGTTAACAGCCTGCACCAGCTGATTGACGCCTTCAGCGCTGCTTAAGTCGGCGATCGCCGGGCGCAGTTTCGCGCCGGGAACCTCATTCTGCAAACGGGCGATGGCCGCGCTCACGCTACGCTCGCTGCGACCATTAATCATCACTTCCGCACCGCTAGCCGCCAGACCTTTGGTGATGGCGTAACCAATACCGCCAGTGGAGGCGGTGACCAGTGCGACTTTCCCCGATAAATCAATATTCATGCTGATAGCCTTATTTTTTGTCGGACAGACCATTAAGCGTAGCAGCGGATATGAGGCTATTGACGTTTTCGGGATTAATAACCGCTCTGTTTGTTAACAAGATTTTTCAGCGGCAGTGCCTGGTGCAGCCGCTGGATGTTGTCCAGCAGCTGACGGGCAACCACCACCGTTTGCGCGATAGAGGCCATATGCGGGGTGATCACCACTTGCGGATGCTGCCACAGTGGGTCTTCCTGCGGCAGCGGTTCGACGGGGAACACGTCGAGCACCGCGCCGGACAACTTGCCGTTCTCCAGTGCTTCAAGTACGTCCTGATTCACCATATGCTCGCCGCGTCCGCAGTTAATCAGCGCTGCACCGTCAGGTAGCTGCTCCAGCAAAGGGTGGGCAAGGATGCCTCGCGTCTGCTCCGTTAACGGCAGGACGTTGATCAGCGCATCCAGATGGCCAAGAAATTCGCCAGCCTGAGCATCTCCGTGATAACAACGCACGCCTGCAAGGGATTTTTCGCTCCGCGCCCAACCGGAAACCTTATATCCCAATCCGGCAAGCTGCGCGGCGATATAGCCGCCAATTTCGCCGAGGCCCATGACTCCAACGTGATAATCGGCCGCCGCTCGCTGCGGGTAAATCTTCCATGTTTTTTCACGCTGGTGGGCCAGCGCCCGGTCAAAACTGCGCTGAAACCAAAGTACGCCCCACAGAGCGTATTCAAACATGCCGTGGCGAAAATCTTCGTCAACCACCCGGCAGAGCGGAACGTTGCTGGCAAAAACGCTGGCGGGTAAATGGTCGACGCCAGCAGACGCGGCCTGGATCAGTTTCAGCTCAGGCGAGCGGGCCAGCAGCTGCGGGTCAGGAAACCAGCAGCTGGCGTATTGCGCCTCGCGGGCGGCGGGGTCCTCTGGCAGAACCGCTTTTACTTCCGGGAATAGCGCGAATGCGCTACAAATTTCCTGCGCATACAGGGGGTCGTTACAATCCACGACGATGGTTAATTGAGTCATCAGCATTATCTTTTATAAGAAGTATCAAGACGATCGAGGCGACGTAACCAGGCTTGCCACACCAGCTGACGTTCATGTTCAACCCCCATCAGCTGCTCACAGGCGTGCTGGCTTAAATGCTCAGGGATCGTATGAATGGGGCTGAGCGGCGCCAGCTGTGCAGTGGCCATCTGGATCTCGCAGGCGCGGTTGAGGTAGTACATGATGTAAAACGCATCAGCGACGGTCCGACCGACCGACAAAAGGCCGTGGCTTTGCAGGATCATGGCGATGTTAGCGCCGAGCGACTGCTGGATCCGTACGCGTTCATCGAGATCGAACGCCACGCCTTCATAAGGGTGGTAGCCGACGCGCCGATAAAACTCGGTGCTGATCTGGTTAATCTGCAGCAGCCCATCCTCGCAGGCGGCGACCGCCATTCCAGGCAGAGTGTGGGTGTGGATCACGCAGTGAGCGTCTTCGCGCGCCATATGCACCGCGCTGTGAATGGTAAAGCCTGCCGAGTTTGCCGGGGCGCTGCCCTCAACAACTTTGCCCTGCATGTCGACCACGATTAAGTTGCTGGCGGTCACTTCATCAAACATCATGCCAAACGGGTTAATTAAAAAACGCGGTTCGCCGTCGCCGGGCAGGCGCACGGAGAAGTGGGTATACAGCGTGTCTTCCCAGCCGAATAGCGCCGCCAGACGATAGGCGGCGGCCAGCTGCTGGCGTAGCTCCAGTTCAGTTGCCATTTATTGCACTCCCATAAATTCACGAATACGAGTCAGGGACGGATCGGCGACATCGTTGCGAATGCGCTGCGGCGGCATATCGCTCTGCACCACGCCGTTTTCCATCATCACTACCCGGTCAGAAATCGATAAGGCAAAGTCCATCTCGTGGGTCACGATAATCATCGTCATCCCTTCACGGGCGAGGGACTGAATGACTTTCAGCACTTCGCCAACCAGTTCAGGATCCAATGCAGATGTGGGTTCATCAAACAACATGATGTCCGGTTTAAGCGCCAGAGCGCGGGCAATGGCGACGCGCTGCTGCTGGCCGCCGGAGAGCTGGTACGGGTATTTTTCGGCGTGAGCCAGCAGACCGACGCGATCCAGCAGCCACAGCGCCTGCTCCCGGGCGACGGGACGGTCGAGCAATTTGTGGTAGAGCGGGGCGAGCATCACGTTATCCAGCACCGTACGATGGGGAAACAGGTTGAAGCCCTGGAACACCATACCGATGCGGCGCACGCCCGCGCGCATTTGCTGTTTATCAACTATGGACGCGCCTTTCAGATAGTCCTCGCCGTAAAGAATGATTTCTCCGGCATCGATGCTTTCAAGGGCGTTAATGGTGCGAATGAGTGTGGTTTTACCGGATCCGGATGGGCCGATGATGCTGATCACCTCGCCGTTTTCGACCTTCAGGTCGATGCCTTTCAGCACGTGATGCTGGCCCCAGGATTTTTCGATGGCGCGTAAATCCAGTGCCGGTGGGTTACCGCTGGTAGGCTGCGTTTTTTGCGCCTGCACTGGCGGTTTCAGATTCTGGCGCAGGGTTTCGCATTCGTTGTCATTGAGCGTTTGCGGGCGCTTGCGCTGAATATCGAGCAGGTTTTCCAGCGCCCGGAACAGCCAGGTAAAGACCGTCACTACCATCACGTAATAGACGGCGACCGCCAGCAGCGTCTCCATGACGAGGAAGTTCTGCGCGTACAGGCGCTGGCCAGTTAACAGCAGCTCCGGCAGTGAAATCACCGACAGAATCGAGCTGAGTTTAATAATGGTGATATATTCGTTAATCAGCGTGGGCAGCGAAATACGAAACGCCTGCGGGATGATAATTAAGCGCTGAATACCAATAAAGCTAAAGCTTAATGCGTGCCCGGCTTCGCTTTGCCCTTTGGCGACGGAAAGCAGGCCGCCGCGATGGATCTCCGCCATATAGGCCGCTTCGGTTACCGTCATCGACACCAGCCCGGCAATAAACGGAATGCCGAGTAGCGGTTGGGTGATGGGAAATAGCTGCGGTAGGTTATAGACAAAGACCAGTAATACCATCAACGGCACGCTGCGGAAAAACCAAATATAGAGTTCGACGGGAACCTTTAGCCAGCGCGGGCCAGAGAGCTTGGCGCAGGCTAAAAGAAAACCCAATATCAGGCCAATAAACCAGGACAACGAGCTGACGACAACAACGGTTACGCACGCTTGCCAGAATGCCCCAACGCTAAATAATGAGAAAAAGTATCCCCAATCGAACTCCATACCGACTCCTGTTTCTTTATTGTATTAATCAATGCGTTCTAAATTGTATTTCTTGATGATGGCGTCATATTTGCCGTTAGCTTTTAAGGTGGCTAACGTCGATTTAATGGCCTCTGCCAGTTCGGTGTTGCCTTTGGCGATATAAATTCCCAGCGGTAATGGGTATATCAGGCGGCTTGAGCTGATTGCCAGGCGACCGCGACTTTTGTCGACAATGATTTGCGCCGCCGGGGCGATTTCTAACTGGGCGTTGATATTTTTCGACATCAGCGCCTGTGAGGCTTCTGGCGCCGTCGGGAATTCCTGAATGCTAATCGCCGGTTTGCCGTTTTTCAGACAATACTCGTCGGAGTGGGTTTTCAAACTGGAAACCCAGGCCGTACCTGCTTGTAACCCCACCTTCACGCCGCATAGCTCATCTTCTGTTTTTGGCTGAATGGCGCTGTTTTTCAGCGCAATAATTGACGCGCCGGATAATGCGTAAGGGATGGCATCCGCCTGTTTCTGCCGCTCAGGGGTCACGTACATGCCGGAAATCACCGCATCGTATTTTTTACCAATACCTAGAATCAGGCTGGTGAACTTCGTGTCGATAAGCTGCGGTT
This Klebsiella sp. RHBSTW-00484 DNA region includes the following protein-coding sequences:
- a CDS encoding ABC transporter substrate-binding protein; the encoded protein is MKRNLSLRYLATALVLASGLVTAANAADATLSPGKLKIAMEVAYPPFESWQDDKIVGFDAELAALLSQKAGLTLQLVDTKFSSLILGLSGGRQDAVISALYITAERTQQADAIPYAKTGAYIMVRSDSKVAPKTENELCGLTIGLQQGTSWVKKLHELSASYCQAQGKGAIEIKEFPTAPETLQALLSGNIQAQVDIAGVVSLFTQRSKGRLKVSSPQTIYPQTLGIYIKKGNQALAQQLTSALKTLRENGEYSALLKKYAVYGITDDTVQ
- a CDS encoding PTS galactitol transporter subunit IIC; its protein translation is MFIVDYIVGLGASVMMPLIFMLLGLILRLSLSKALKAGLMVGIGFIGLSITVNLMIDSLTPVSHALVERFGLNLNVLDVGWPAAAAVAMGTRVGALVIPVCVAINVLMLYTKTTRVLNVDIWNLWHHAFTGSLVTIITDSLWLGIFAAGINCIITMVIADRTSGDVEKYLNLPSISVPHGFSASFVPAAWLVNAIVDRIPVIRDIKIDTEVIQKRLSILGDPASLGAIIGALLGIIAGIEVKAILQTAITMAAVMTIIPRMAKMLMEGVYPISERIQEIAQSRAGSFGKIAIGLDSAVSVGHPVTLSVSMLMIPVMLVLAAIIPGNQFLPFASLTGLPFAFVLVTAVCRGDMFRTLLTGLLTLSLALLIGTNLAPIVTSTAVSTGFSLPQGTTSISSVDYAGAMLPWAIIQSFHLKEIGVGILTLCTIALVLWNRRKLAQENEQMAEASVEGGK
- a CDS encoding ABC transporter substrate-binding protein codes for the protein MKKTLKKISRRVALSIAVTACFSPLTQAAEMLTDGVFKVGMEVTYPPFESYDSNNNIVGIDPEFAALIAEQLKAKPQLIDTKFTSLILGIGKKYDAVISGMYVTPERQKQADAIPYALSGASIIALKNSAIQPKTEDELCGVKVGLQAGTAWVSSLKTHSDEYCLKNGKPAISIQEFPTAPEASQALMSKNINAQLEIAPAAQIIVDKSRGRLAISSSRLIYPLPLGIYIAKGNTELAEAIKSTLATLKANGKYDAIIKKYNLERID
- a CDS encoding amino acid ABC transporter permease/ATP-binding protein, whose amino-acid sequence is MEFDWGYFFSLFSVGAFWQACVTVVVVSSLSWFIGLILGFLLACAKLSGPRWLKVPVELYIWFFRSVPLMVLLVFVYNLPQLFPITQPLLGIPFIAGLVSMTVTEAAYMAEIHRGGLLSVAKGQSEAGHALSFSFIGIQRLIIIPQAFRISLPTLINEYITIIKLSSILSVISLPELLLTGQRLYAQNFLVMETLLAVAVYYVMVVTVFTWLFRALENLLDIQRKRPQTLNDNECETLRQNLKPPVQAQKTQPTSGNPPALDLRAIEKSWGQHHVLKGIDLKVENGEVISIIGPSGSGKTTLIRTINALESIDAGEIILYGEDYLKGASIVDKQQMRAGVRRIGMVFQGFNLFPHRTVLDNVMLAPLYHKLLDRPVAREQALWLLDRVGLLAHAEKYPYQLSGGQQQRVAIARALALKPDIMLFDEPTSALDPELVGEVLKVIQSLAREGMTMIIVTHEMDFALSISDRVVMMENGVVQSDMPPQRIRNDVADPSLTRIREFMGVQ
- a CDS encoding PTS sugar transporter subunit IIB; the protein is MKHMMICCGAGVATSTVALNKLQDFLKKENILDKVRISQGTVAEAKTRDDVDFIVSTSPVALSIPVVNALPLLTGMGTDKVFSSVKELILAEG
- a CDS encoding SDR family NAD(P)-dependent oxidoreductase, yielding MNIDLSGKVALVTASTGGIGYAITKGLAASGAEVMINGRSERSVSAAIARLQNEVPGAKLRPAIADLSSAEGVNQLVQAVNGVDILVNNAGIYGPQDFYETDDATWENYWQTNVMSGVRLSRALLPAMVQNGWGRVVFISSESARNIPADMIHYGVTKTAQLSLARGLAKFVAGSGVTVNSVLPGPTISDGFAEMMKDEVAKTGKSLEQLAKEFVIANRPSSVIQRAATVEEVANMVVYVCSTQASATSGAALRVDGGVVDDIV
- a CDS encoding 2-hydroxyacid dehydrogenase, which translates into the protein MTQLTIVVDCNDPLYAQEICSAFALFPEVKAVLPEDPAAREAQYASCWFPDPQLLARSPELKLIQAASAGVDHLPASVFASNVPLCRVVDEDFRHGMFEYALWGVLWFQRSFDRALAHQREKTWKIYPQRAAADYHVGVMGLGEIGGYIAAQLAGLGYKVSGWARSEKSLAGVRCYHGDAQAGEFLGHLDALINVLPLTEQTRGILAHPLLEQLPDGAALINCGRGEHMVNQDVLEALENGKLSGAVLDVFPVEPLPQEDPLWQHPQVVITPHMASIAQTVVVARQLLDNIQRLHQALPLKNLVNKQSGY
- a CDS encoding PTS sugar transporter subunit IIA, with the translated sequence MMFSAQRVVKFTKSVSRTALLTRLADSLQADGLVKPSFTDGVLEREKVYPTGIFMETHSVAIPHTEFEHVNQTGFAIGINLAGVEFQRTDEPEESVVPQIVVMMAIDKTCEKVAIIQSLFALLADHDRVNDIVKMTPEEIAKVFTDAVVTQ
- the speB gene encoding agmatinase — its product is MTSLIEHEYPQPQDGEIPRFSGLPTFFRLPFAPQAADLDIGVVGVPWDGGTTNRAGTRHGPRELRNASSLVRRVHQTTRRSPYDYARVGDLGDVRINPVDMQDSLARIEAWYRALDEQQVMPLTAGGDHLTTLPILRALGRDKALGMIHFDAHSDTNDSYFGGERFTHGTPFRRAVEEGVLDPQRTVQIGIRGALFSADEHRWAEENGITIIRMEQVDELGIDKVMQRAREIVGEQPTYISFDIDVLDPVYAPGTGTPEIGGMTTLQAQRCVRQLAGLNLIGADVVEVSPPFDQGNLTSLTGATMMFELLCQLADAHHRRISQ
- a CDS encoding LysR family transcriptional regulator yields the protein MSVGKFPNLRLLHVFITVAKYQGFANAQQELNLTVSAISNYMSELEEKLGITLCRRGRGGFSLTEKGETVLQQSIDLLNSMEDFERNTATLRGEQTGIFNLGVIDSTITDPMLPMSEIIATFSERFPLVHINLQVRSPNALLQGVLNNELDLAVGTFSLQANSVVSHPLYREQNWLYCGDKHSLFTVKHPTEALISEMRMVTRSYWSSSDLGRKGFKQSVASAESMEAQLMLILSGKYVGYLPEHYALPWVQSQKLRALLPTEYGYQAPFSLIFRRGRSKETLIRSMRDAVRTGVKSRKN
- a CDS encoding class II aldolase/adducin family protein, with product MATELELRQQLAAAYRLAALFGWEDTLYTHFSVRLPGDGEPRFLINPFGMMFDEVTASNLIVVDMQGKVVEGSAPANSAGFTIHSAVHMAREDAHCVIHTHTLPGMAVAACEDGLLQINQISTEFYRRVGYHPYEGVAFDLDERVRIQQSLGANIAMILQSHGLLSVGRTVADAFYIMYYLNRACEIQMATAQLAPLSPIHTIPEHLSQHACEQLMGVEHERQLVWQAWLRRLDRLDTSYKR